Proteins from a genomic interval of Polaribacter sejongensis:
- a CDS encoding T9SS type A sorting domain-containing protein: protein MKAKITFLFFLLFTLTHFAQSNTCDSAVNDTFDGTGALPTEWTEYNTSGDVTVVYGELKFNHSQTMPSAYRTFSAISNNVTFSFDVSASRSYSSCQVTLLSSTGKYVSTIDIGSKSSSIKYATSISAGGVPSGFTDGASKVTLQTNTIYVITANINFTSKTIDYYANGVLMAADVAFLETATNVSKLDIQSLFMYNNNGNFNFDNITLSTTDENRLSLSNAVINAQNLLNSAVIGSAGGEYSQNDYDVFSTTIEAAVVIENNCAASESEINQATADLQTAISNFEASSNPFVQSVSINAQDTKQEILMIGADMERNAAALQDAPNKEEIVDWLIKDIPFNTFRVKYDKTQEMTEGNVDMFGAYGEQVKSMKMILEVNPEIKFFATMKSDYHGYSQGNRNNLPTFIYDYDNTGGNESGSKAYDGVKYGRFLADYVEYMSNNGVPITYLSTSKEWTGVMTASRAKTAIESLISNLAARNIEMPLIIDSGAWSLTGGIKTINTYVSNNVDQYVHAYSAHKYGGNNTWAQYGNALNGVNKMGINDESSHGGGGQTTEDEVPMTNALSWYKDKCNSYAGGIQGELFFEVFMKNNNFNKYYARPIVFTASQNGRRMRSYYIMKKFAESVHDATYVKQTLNNFGDVNSMAFIKDNKLTLWLINSSETTYSDFSININNFGLKQGMTIKQTNWHEAAAITGDEDQVIANADNQFNVGIAPLSLTSFEIDLDDALSTEKALVNRVNIYPNPVSDKLTISDPDTLFKQYIIYNMNGQVMRSGKMTTNKVGVTLHNLSTGIYLLKLDGDTTSETHKIIKK from the coding sequence ATGAAAGCAAAAATTACTTTTCTCTTTTTCCTTCTTTTTACACTAACTCATTTTGCGCAATCTAATACTTGTGATAGTGCAGTAAATGACACGTTTGATGGTACAGGAGCTTTACCAACCGAATGGACAGAATACAATACTTCTGGAGATGTAACTGTTGTTTATGGAGAGTTAAAATTCAATCATAGTCAAACAATGCCTTCTGCGTATAGAACATTTTCAGCTATTTCAAACAATGTAACTTTTTCTTTTGATGTTTCTGCCTCTCGTTCTTATTCAAGTTGTCAGGTAACATTACTTTCATCTACTGGTAAGTATGTATCTACCATAGATATTGGTTCTAAGTCATCTAGTATAAAATATGCAACAAGCATTTCTGCAGGTGGTGTTCCTAGTGGTTTTACAGATGGAGCTTCAAAGGTTACTTTACAAACAAATACTATTTATGTAATTACTGCTAATATTAATTTTACTTCCAAAACAATAGATTACTATGCAAATGGTGTATTAATGGCGGCAGATGTAGCGTTTTTAGAAACTGCAACGAATGTATCTAAATTAGATATCCAGTCTTTGTTTATGTATAACAATAACGGTAATTTTAATTTTGATAATATTACTTTATCTACAACAGATGAAAACCGTTTATCCTTATCTAATGCAGTAATCAATGCTCAGAATTTATTAAATTCTGCCGTAATTGGTAGTGCTGGTGGAGAGTATTCACAAAATGATTATGATGTATTTTCAACGACTATAGAGGCAGCAGTTGTAATAGAAAATAATTGTGCTGCAAGTGAATCAGAAATAAACCAGGCAACCGCAGACTTACAAACAGCAATTTCAAATTTTGAAGCTTCTAGTAACCCGTTTGTGCAATCTGTAAGTATTAATGCACAAGATACCAAACAAGAAATTCTAATGATAGGTGCAGATATGGAACGTAATGCTGCTGCCTTACAAGATGCTCCAAATAAAGAAGAAATAGTAGATTGGCTAATAAAAGATATTCCGTTTAATACATTTAGAGTGAAGTATGATAAAACTCAAGAAATGACGGAAGGAAATGTAGATATGTTTGGTGCTTATGGAGAGCAAGTAAAAAGTATGAAAATGATTTTAGAAGTAAATCCTGAAATAAAGTTTTTTGCTACCATGAAATCAGATTATCATGGGTATAGCCAAGGAAACAGAAATAATTTACCAACATTTATTTATGATTATGATAATACAGGAGGTAATGAGTCTGGCTCAAAAGCGTATGATGGTGTTAAGTACGGAAGATTTTTAGCCGATTATGTAGAGTATATGAGCAATAATGGTGTGCCAATTACATATTTATCAACTTCTAAAGAGTGGACAGGTGTAATGACAGCTTCTAGAGCTAAAACAGCTATTGAAAGTTTAATAAGCAATTTAGCTGCTAGAAATATTGAGATGCCATTAATAATTGATTCTGGAGCATGGTCTTTAACAGGAGGTATTAAAACCATTAATACGTATGTTTCTAATAATGTAGACCAATATGTACATGCCTATTCGGCACATAAATATGGAGGAAACAATACTTGGGCTCAATATGGGAATGCGTTAAATGGTGTAAATAAAATGGGAATTAACGATGAAAGTTCTCATGGTGGTGGTGGCCAAACTACAGAAGATGAGGTGCCAATGACCAATGCACTTTCTTGGTATAAAGACAAGTGTAATAGTTATGCAGGTGGTATACAAGGAGAGTTGTTTTTTGAAGTTTTTATGAAAAATAATAACTTTAATAAGTATTACGCCAGACCAATTGTTTTTACAGCATCTCAAAACGGTAGACGTATGAGATCATATTACATCATGAAAAAATTTGCAGAAAGTGTACACGATGCTACCTATGTAAAACAGACGCTTAATAACTTTGGTGATGTAAATTCTATGGCATTTATTAAAGATAATAAATTAACCTTATGGCTAATTAATTCTAGCGAAACTACCTATTCAGATTTTTCTATAAACATTAATAATTTTGGATTGAAACAAGGCATGACTATTAAGCAAACAAATTGGCACGAAGCTGCAGCAATTACAGGAGATGAAGACCAGGTTATTGCAAACGCAGATAATCAATTTAATGTAGGTATAGCACCACTTAGTCTTACTAGTTTTGAGATAGATTTAGACGATGCATTGTCTACAGAAAAGGCTCTTGTTAATAGAGTAAACATTTATCCGAACCCGGTTTCAGATAAATTAACAATTTCAGATCCAGATACTTTGTTTAAGCAATACATCATTTATAATATGAATGGACAAGTAATGAGAAGTGGTAAAATGACAACGAATAAAGTTGGTGTTACTTTACATAATTTATCAACAGGGATTTACCTATTAAAGTTAGACGGAGACACAACTTCTGAAACACATAAAATAATTAAAAAATAA
- a CDS encoding T9SS type A sorting domain-containing protein — MKKQNYILLLLLLCLINIQFAFGQYPNLIENIQFEDNIDGTWTLGLNSGSEATLASIVEPNWQNVDMPRGKVSVSIANGMESVYITSDNKFVLHAGDICTVRYYCKSTVAGSVLKSVLHRIDSPEGEETSIDISEMDLKTSWKNEQLNVTIQESGTYELRLNTGATVADYTYNNISLKVKDYEAVGAPKINSFSIAIEQQGGEGEQGVNQIIGRVDAYDAEGDDFTYEYNLIYGKGSITPIDETSFIYNKDGFGVVYIKVTVKDVHGNIRSKIQEYIVQGFEISELYFNEDVWDLVMEINGYSNHASFDFPENNPELPNVLLMGNSVSIGYTPFVREQLEGVANVYRIPDNGGSTLDMFENQELWLGDTHWDVIHFNWGLHDLKYLLNNNLNLNGTQVVPVDEYAVNMDSIVKILQPTADNLIFATTSYVPSGAGGRKRGDEVTYNTAALSVMANYPEILIDDQFTTTLNNLSEQNTNDVHFNLAGRERQGIQAAEKIKEALASLSTKSITSDASNNFYYVKTKEALLVKTKTEIAELLIYNINGSVVKTIKSPNNQISLSGLPQGIFIIVATSVEGDAITQKILKN; from the coding sequence ATGAAAAAACAAAATTACATTCTTCTTCTTCTTCTTCTTTGTCTAATAAATATACAATTTGCCTTTGGACAATATCCAAATCTAATAGAAAATATTCAATTTGAAGATAATATTGATGGGACTTGGACTTTAGGGCTTAACTCAGGATCAGAAGCAACTCTTGCAAGTATTGTAGAGCCTAACTGGCAAAATGTAGATATGCCTAGAGGGAAGGTTTCTGTATCTATTGCAAATGGAATGGAGTCCGTTTATATTACAAGTGACAATAAATTTGTATTACACGCAGGCGATATATGTACTGTTAGATATTACTGTAAATCAACAGTAGCCGGATCTGTATTAAAATCTGTATTACATCGTATAGATTCTCCTGAAGGGGAGGAAACTTCTATTGATATTAGTGAGATGGATTTAAAAACATCTTGGAAAAACGAGCAATTAAATGTTACAATTCAAGAGTCTGGTACTTATGAGCTTAGGTTAAATACGGGTGCAACGGTGGCAGATTATACCTATAATAATATCTCTCTTAAAGTAAAAGATTATGAGGCTGTTGGTGCCCCTAAAATAAATTCATTTTCTATTGCAATAGAACAACAAGGAGGAGAAGGAGAACAAGGAGTTAACCAAATTATAGGACGAGTAGATGCTTATGATGCTGAAGGTGATGATTTTACTTATGAGTATAATCTTATTTATGGAAAAGGAAGCATTACACCAATTGATGAGACTTCATTTATTTACAATAAAGATGGTTTTGGCGTTGTTTATATAAAAGTAACCGTTAAAGATGTCCATGGAAATATTAGAAGTAAAATTCAAGAATATATTGTACAAGGTTTTGAAATTAGCGAACTTTATTTTAATGAAGACGTTTGGGATTTAGTAATGGAAATAAATGGATACAGTAATCATGCTTCCTTTGATTTTCCGGAGAACAATCCAGAATTACCAAATGTATTATTAATGGGGAATTCAGTATCTATAGGATATACACCTTTTGTTAGAGAACAATTAGAAGGCGTAGCCAATGTGTACAGAATTCCTGATAATGGAGGAAGCACTTTAGATATGTTTGAAAACCAAGAACTTTGGTTAGGAGATACACATTGGGATGTAATACATTTTAACTGGGGTCTTCATGATTTAAAATACTTACTTAATAATAATCTTAATTTAAACGGAACGCAAGTTGTTCCGGTAGATGAGTATGCTGTTAATATGGATTCAATTGTAAAAATATTACAACCCACAGCAGATAACCTTATTTTTGCAACTACTTCTTATGTACCATCAGGAGCAGGTGGTAGAAAACGTGGTGATGAAGTAACATACAATACAGCTGCCTTATCTGTAATGGCTAATTACCCAGAAATTCTTATTGATGACCAGTTTACAACAACATTAAACAACTTATCTGAACAAAACACAAATGATGTGCATTTTAATTTAGCAGGTCGTGAACGTCAGGGAATACAGGCTGCAGAAAAAATTAAAGAAGCATTGGCAAGTTTATCAACTAAATCAATAACAAGTGATGCCTCTAATAATTTTTATTATGTAAAAACTAAAGAGGCATTATTGGTAAAAACTAAAACAGAAATTGCAGAATTATTGATTTATAATATCAATGGTAGCGTGGTTAAAACAATAAAAAGTCCAAACAATCAAATAAGTCTTTCTGGTTTGCCTCAAGGGATATTTATTATTGTTGCAACATCTGTTGAAGGGGATGCTATCACTCAAAAAATATTAAAAAATTAG